Proteins from one Bombyx mori chromosome 1, ASM3026992v2 genomic window:
- the Or-3 gene encoding olfactory receptor 3, producing the protein MIFVDDAVIGIKDPREYRHLRVLRTSLRLLGAWPGHYLGEETGSKYECAPMFLLMFIKIACLYLTIVYLRNNADVLGFFELGHVYLTIFMTFVTLSRGFSLTWNPNYHKVVKKFITEMHLLYFKDNSEYAMKTHRRVHKISHFYTVFLKVQMIAGLTLFNVIPMYNNYRQGNYASDRPANITYDLSIYYETFDILNTPNGYIFICVFNWFASYICCSFFCSFDLILSLMISTVSGHFRILIHNLLTFPLPEAITASKKFVDKHRCNGNRSEFVLEEAKLYSPAEMWQVTDRLRQCIDYHRKLVEFTGDISEAFGPMLFVYYLFHQVSGCLLLLECSQLNTAALVRYGVLTVVLYQQLIQLSVIVESVGTVTGRLKDAVYEVPWEYMDTSNRKTVAIFLMNVQEPLHVNALGLAKVGVQSMAAILKTSFSYFTFLRTVSE; encoded by the exons ATGATATTCGTCGACGATGCTGTCAT CGGTATCAAGGACCCGCGCGAGTACCGACACCTGCGGGTGCTGCGGACCTCGCTGAGGTTGCTGGGCGCCTGGCCCGGACACTACCTGGGCGAGGAGACCGGCTCCAAGTACGAGTGCGCGCCCATGTTCCTGCTCATGTTCATCAAGATCGCCTGTCTGTACCTCACCATTGTGTACCTCAGGAACAACGCAGATGTCCTGGGCTTCTTCGAGCTCGGTCATGTCTATCTCACCATATTCATGACTTTTGTGACGCTg TCTCGCGGATTCTCCCTTACTTGGAATCCTAATTATCACAAAGTGGTGAAAAAGTTTATAACTGAGATGcatttattatactttaaaGACAACTCGGAATACGCGATGAAG ACTCACCGGAGGGTGCACAAGATCTCCCACTTCTACACGGTCTTCCTGAAGGTCCAGATGATCGCGGGGCTGACCTTGTTCAACGTGATCCCGATGTACAACAACTACAGACAAGGAAACTACGCGAGCGACCGGCCCGCGAACATCACCTACGACCTCTCCATTTATTACGAAACCTTTGACATCTTGAACACCCCAAACGGATACATTTTCATTTGTGTGTTTAACTG GTTCGCTTCGTATATTTGCTGCAGCTTCTTCTGTTCCTTTGACCTGATTCTTTCTCTGATGATATCCACGGTATCCGGTCATTTTAGAATTTTGATCCACAACTTGCTTACGTTCCCACTGCCTGAGGCGATAACCGCTTCAAAGAAGTTTGTAGATAAGCACAGATGTAATGGCAATAGGTCAGAATTTGTCTTAGAGGAAGCTAAGCTGTACTCACCTGCAGAAATGTGGCAAGTCACCGATCGACTGCGGCAGTGCATCGACTATCATCGGAAACTCGTCGA GTTCACGGGGGACATATCGGAGGCATTCGGTCCAATGCTGTTCGTATATTACTTGTTCCACCAAGTGAGCGGGTGTTTGCTGCTTCTCGAATGTTCACAGTTG AATACGGCGGCCTTGGTTCGCTACGGAGTACTGACCGTGGTACTGTATCAGCAGCTCATCCAGCTCTCCGTGATCGTCGAGTCCGTCGGGACCGTG ACGGGGCGGCTGAAGGACGCCGTGTACGAGGTGCCGTGGGAGTACATGGACACGAGCAACAGGAAGACGGTGGCTATATTCTTGATGAACGTGCAGGAGCCGCTCCACGTTAACGCACTCGGCCTCGCCAAAGTAGGCGTGCAGTCGATGGCCGCG ATCCTGAAAACATCATTTTCCTACTTCACTTTCCTTCGTACCGTGTCCGAATGA